A single genomic interval of Macaca nemestrina isolate mMacNem1 chromosome 14, mMacNem.hap1, whole genome shotgun sequence harbors:
- the LOC105487064 gene encoding DNA polymerase epsilon subunit 3 — translation MAERPEDLNLPNAVITRIIKEALPDGVNISKEARSAISRAASVFVLYATSCANNFAMKGKRKTLNASDVLSAMEEMEFQRFVTPLKEALEAYRREQKGKKEASEQKKKDKDKKTDSEEQDKSRDEDNDEDEERLEEEEQNEEEEVDN, via the exons ATGGCGGAGAGGCCCGAGGACCTAAACCTGCCCAACGCCGTCATCACCAGGATCATCAAGGAGGCG CTCCCGGACGGTGTCAACATCTCCAAGGAGGCCCGGAGCGCCATCTCCCGCGCCGCCAGCGTCTTCGTGCTGTACGCCACATCCTG TGCCAACAATTTTGCTATGAAAGGAAAGCGCAAGACGCTGAATGCCAGTGATGTGCTCTCAGCCATGGAAGAGATGGAGTTCCAGCGGTTCGTTACCCCATTAAAGGAAGCTCTGGAAG CGTATAGGCGGGAGCAGAAAGGCAAGAAGGAGGCCTCAGAGCAAAAGAAGAAggacaaagacaaaaaaacagaCTCAGAAGAGCAAGACAAGAGCAGGGATGAGGACAATGACGAAGATGAAGAAAGGCTGGAAGAAGAAGAACAGAATGAAGAGGAAGAAGTAGACAATTGA